One window from the genome of Chroogloeocystis siderophila 5.2 s.c.1 encodes:
- the rpiA gene encoding ribose-5-phosphate isomerase RpiA — protein MTAGVDPVKLMKQEVGKAAADRVQSGTIVGLGTGSTTAYTIQFLGDRLKSSELKDIVGIPTSFQAAVLAKQYGIPLTTLDAVDHIDIAIDGADEVDPQKNLIKGGGAAHTREKIVDYLADQFIVVVDSSKIVDRLGSSFAVPVEVIPMAISPVMRAIEKLGGKPELRMGVKKAGPVITDQGNMVVDVRFDSIDNPAELEKTLNNIPGVLENGIFVGVTDLVLIGEVQDGKPVVKEM, from the coding sequence ATGACCGCAGGCGTAGATCCCGTGAAATTGATGAAGCAGGAAGTTGGTAAAGCTGCTGCTGATCGCGTACAATCTGGGACAATTGTTGGATTAGGAACGGGGTCAACGACAGCGTATACAATTCAATTTTTAGGCGATCGCCTCAAGTCTAGTGAACTCAAAGATATTGTCGGGATTCCTACCTCTTTTCAAGCCGCAGTTCTCGCAAAACAGTATGGTATTCCGTTGACAACGCTCGATGCAGTAGACCACATTGATATTGCGATCGATGGTGCGGATGAAGTCGATCCGCAAAAGAATCTCATCAAAGGTGGCGGTGCGGCGCATACCCGCGAAAAAATTGTTGATTACCTCGCCGATCAATTTATTGTTGTCGTCGATAGCTCCAAAATTGTAGATCGCTTAGGTTCTAGCTTTGCAGTTCCTGTTGAAGTGATTCCGATGGCAATTTCTCCCGTTATGCGGGCGATTGAGAAACTCGGCGGTAAACCAGAATTGCGTATGGGCGTGAAAAAAGCAGGACCTGTGATCACCGATCAAGGCAACATGGTGGTAGATGTCAGATTCGATAGTATTGACAATCCAGCCGAGTTAGAAAAAACACTTAACAACATTCCTGGTGTTTTAGAAAATGGCATTTTTGTCGGTGTAACCGATTTAGTTCTTATTGGTGAAGTTCAAGACGGTAAACCAGTAGTAAAAGAAATGTAA
- a CDS encoding FAD-binding domain-containing protein, producing MQREFASRDELVAYLREQFPEAARDNHISQIVGGRKAAEAALEKVDAAQYAKSRNFLTGAVTRLSPYIRYGVLSLAEIRDYVLQKVKHQDEATKLINELGWRDYWQRLYVKLGNGIWEDQEPYKTGYKVEEYQQKLPEDIAHGTSKHVCIDSFSRDLREIGYLHNHMRMWLAAYIVHWRRVRWQTGAKWFLEHLLDGDPASNNMSWQWVASTFSHKPYYFNRENLERYTEGVYCRQCPLYGSCDFEGSYKELEQRLFPKGEFSNNRGSQSWQRGKKGRGEGKSD from the coding sequence ATGCAGCGTGAATTTGCTAGCCGTGATGAGTTAGTTGCCTACTTACGCGAACAATTTCCAGAAGCAGCACGTGACAATCATATTTCTCAAATTGTGGGAGGACGAAAAGCCGCAGAAGCCGCATTAGAAAAAGTCGATGCAGCACAGTATGCTAAATCGCGAAATTTTTTAACAGGTGCAGTAACAAGACTTTCACCATACATTCGATATGGAGTTCTCAGTTTAGCTGAAATTCGAGACTATGTTTTGCAAAAAGTGAAACATCAAGATGAAGCAACAAAACTCATTAATGAACTAGGTTGGCGTGATTATTGGCAGCGATTGTATGTCAAGCTAGGTAATGGTATTTGGGAAGATCAAGAACCTTATAAAACTGGCTACAAAGTAGAAGAATATCAACAAAAATTACCCGAAGATATTGCGCATGGAACGAGTAAACACGTGTGTATCGATAGCTTTAGCCGCGATTTAAGGGAAATTGGCTATTTGCATAATCATATGCGGATGTGGCTAGCAGCATATATTGTGCATTGGCGGCGTGTGCGTTGGCAAACTGGCGCAAAGTGGTTTTTAGAACATCTTTTAGACGGCGATCCAGCAAGTAATAATATGTCATGGCAGTGGGTTGCAAGTACTTTTAGCCACAAGCCGTATTATTTCAATCGCGAGAATTTAGAACGTTACACCGAAGGAGTGTATTGTCGTCAATGTCCTTTATATGGTAGTTGTGACTTTGAAGGCAGTTACAAAGAGTTAGAACAAAGACTATTTCCTAAAGGAGAGTTTAGCAACAATCGTGGTAGTCAGAGTTGGCAACGGGGTAAGAAGGGGCGAGGGGAGGGAAAAAGTGATTAA
- a CDS encoding cysteine desulfurase family protein, protein MVHRPIYLDNHATTPVDERVLVAMLPYFTERFGNPSSTSHLYGWEAEAAVKQARNILAEAIAATPEEIIFTSGATEANNLAIKGVAEAYFQKGRHIITVQTEHNAVLDPCEYLRSLGFEITLLPVQKDGLIELSELETAFRPDTVLVSVMAANNEIGVLQPLAEIGQMCRDRNVLFHTDAAQAIGKIPLDVQAMKIDLLSMTAHKVYGPKGIGALYVRRRNPRVQLAPQLHGGGHERGMRSGTLYPPQIVGFAKAVEIALAEQATETQRLTMLRDKLWQKLSQVPGIHLNGHPTQRLLGNLNVSVEGVDGAALLLGLQPVMAVSSGAACSSAKTAPSHVLMALGHSETLAYASVRFGIGRFNTEEEIERVGEYAIATITSLRQQAMIV, encoded by the coding sequence ATGGTTCATCGCCCAATTTATTTAGATAACCATGCAACTACACCTGTAGATGAGCGTGTGTTAGTCGCAATGTTACCATACTTTACAGAACGCTTTGGCAATCCATCGAGCACAAGTCATCTTTATGGTTGGGAAGCAGAGGCGGCGGTTAAACAAGCACGGAATATACTAGCAGAGGCAATTGCTGCGACACCTGAAGAAATAATCTTTACTAGCGGGGCGACAGAGGCGAATAATTTAGCAATTAAAGGAGTTGCTGAAGCTTACTTTCAAAAAGGACGGCATATTATTACTGTACAAACTGAGCATAATGCAGTGCTCGATCCGTGTGAGTATTTGCGATCGCTTGGTTTTGAAATTACATTGTTACCAGTTCAAAAAGACGGATTAATCGAATTATCTGAATTAGAAACAGCATTTCGCCCTGATACGGTGTTAGTTTCCGTAATGGCAGCAAATAATGAAATTGGCGTGTTGCAGCCTTTGGCAGAAATTGGGCAAATGTGCCGCGATCGCAATGTTCTATTTCACACTGATGCTGCGCAAGCAATTGGTAAAATTCCGCTAGATGTGCAGGCGATGAAAATTGATTTATTATCAATGACTGCACACAAGGTTTATGGTCCTAAAGGTATTGGCGCATTATACGTACGGCGGCGCAATCCTAGAGTGCAACTTGCGCCACAATTACACGGTGGGGGACACGAACGCGGAATGCGATCAGGAACGCTGTATCCACCGCAGATTGTGGGATTCGCGAAGGCGGTAGAAATTGCCTTAGCCGAACAAGCAACGGAAACACAGCGCTTGACAATGTTAAGGGATAAGTTGTGGCAAAAGTTGAGTCAGGTTCCTGGAATTCACCTGAATGGGCATCCTACGCAAAGATTACTAGGGAATTTGAATGTTTCGGTTGAGGGTGTGGATGGTGCAGCGCTGTTACTCGGATTGCAGCCTGTCATGGCGGTTTCTTCAGGCGCGGCGTGTTCTTCGGCAAAAACTGCGCCTTCTCACGTTTTGATGGCGTTGGGACACTCTGAAACATTAGCTTATGCATCGGTTCGGTTTGGAATTGGACGGTTTAATACCGAGGAGGAGATTGAGCGCGTGGGAGAATATGCGATCGCAACGATTACAAGTTTGCGTCAGCAGGCGATGATAGTGTAA
- a CDS encoding aldo/keto reductase yields the protein MQYRRFGRTQIQMPVFSCGGMRYQFKWQDVPASQIPRNNQKNLEATIRRAIEVGINHIETARGYGTSEYQLGRILPSLPREELIVQTKINPSDNTREFQQKFEQSLKNLRLDYVDLLAIHGINDAESLQQSVRPSGCVEVVQKLQAQGKVRFLGFSTHGPTDIILQAIATDLFDYVNLHWYYINQNNWAAIAAATRHDMGVFIISPSDKGGKLYQPPQKLVDLCNPFSPIVFNNLFCLSHSQVHTLSIGAARPQDFDEHLKTLALLEHADEILPPILARLEQAAITSLGESWAKTWHVGLPKHSETPGDVNIPVILWLRNLAIAYDMVDYAKMRYNLLGSGGSWFPGANAANINQLDLQHCLRNSPHAEKIPAILQEAHQLLGGAAIQRLSKQ from the coding sequence ATGCAATACAGACGATTTGGGCGTACGCAAATCCAAATGCCAGTGTTTTCCTGCGGTGGAATGCGCTATCAATTTAAATGGCAAGATGTACCAGCATCGCAAATTCCGAGGAATAATCAGAAAAACCTCGAAGCAACAATCCGTAGAGCCATAGAAGTTGGTATAAATCATATTGAAACCGCTCGTGGTTATGGCACTTCAGAGTATCAGCTAGGGCGAATTCTACCGAGTCTTCCCCGCGAGGAACTGATCGTCCAGACTAAAATTAATCCGAGTGACAACACGCGCGAATTTCAGCAAAAGTTTGAGCAGTCACTCAAAAATTTGCGGCTAGATTACGTCGATCTACTCGCAATTCACGGTATTAACGATGCTGAATCATTGCAGCAAAGCGTGCGCCCTAGCGGTTGTGTAGAAGTTGTGCAAAAGTTACAAGCCCAAGGAAAAGTCCGGTTTCTCGGCTTTTCTACACACGGACCTACAGACATTATTTTACAGGCGATCGCAACCGATTTATTCGACTACGTTAACCTGCACTGGTACTATATCAATCAAAACAACTGGGCGGCGATCGCAGCTGCTACGCGTCATGACATGGGCGTGTTTATCATTAGTCCCTCGGATAAAGGCGGAAAGCTTTATCAACCACCACAAAAACTTGTAGACTTGTGCAATCCTTTCAGTCCTATTGTGTTCAATAATCTCTTTTGCTTGAGTCACTCGCAAGTCCACACATTAAGTATCGGTGCTGCACGTCCGCAAGACTTTGACGAACACTTAAAAACTTTAGCACTTCTCGAGCACGCAGATGAGATTTTACCACCGATTTTGGCACGTTTAGAGCAAGCGGCGATCACATCATTAGGCGAAAGTTGGGCAAAAACTTGGCACGTCGGTTTACCCAAACACAGCGAAACGCCAGGCGATGTGAATATTCCGGTGATTCTGTGGTTAAGAAATTTAGCGATCGCCTACGATATGGTTGACTATGCAAAAATGCGCTACAACCTCTTAGGTAGCGGTGGTAGCTGGTTTCCTGGTGCAAATGCTGCCAACATCAACCAACTCGATTTACAACATTGTCTCAGAAATAGTCCTCACGCCGAAAAAATTCCTGCTATCTTGCAAGAAGCGCATCAATTATTAGGCGGTGCTGCAATTCAACGC
- a CDS encoding NAD(P)/FAD-dependent oxidoreductase, whose translation MRSRLRYDIYAYNSISSIHRSYYSLKSAALLNHAKKLGVKIRQPCGAEALLLRTNRVVGVKTSLGALYATFVVDATGSHHWLARQLKLPITYYSPRLIARYGYATGEIFQSSPAIAADN comes from the coding sequence ATGCGATCGCGGTTACGTTATGACATATACGCATACAACTCAATTTCTAGCATTCATCGCTCATATTACTCACTAAAGTCCGCTGCTTTACTCAACCATGCTAAAAAGTTAGGAGTTAAAATACGACAACCCTGCGGTGCTGAAGCACTACTTCTGCGTACCAATCGAGTTGTAGGTGTAAAAACATCGCTGGGCGCTTTATATGCAACCTTTGTTGTTGATGCAACTGGTAGTCACCACTGGCTAGCGCGTCAATTAAAATTACCAATTACGTACTATAGCCCGCGTTTAATTGCCCGCTACGGTTACGCTACAGGAGAAATTTTCCAATCTTCACCCGCGATCGCCGCAGATAACTAA